The sequence below is a genomic window from Gemmatimonas sp. UBA7669.
GCACCACAGGGTGGCGCGCGGCGTTGCCCGACGTGCGCGGCGAGAGGTCGCGAGTCGTGTCCGGCATCAGGCTATCGCTCCCACACCGCGCGCCACGAGCACACGCGCCACCAGCACAAACAACAGGAAGCCGAGACTGATGAGGCCATTCATCGTGAAGAAGGCCGCGTCCACACGGGAGAGATCGTGCGCCTTCACCAGTCGGTGCTCCCAGAGCAGCATGAGGGCGACGCCAACCACCGCGGCCCACAGCACATTCTGCGCCAGTGGAGACACCGTGCCGAGGGGCTGCGCGGCCACGACCGCCGCAAAACACACCACCGCCAGCACATGCAGACTGCGGGCGATGGCGATGGCGCCCGCCACACCAAACGTGCTGGGCACGCTGTGCAGCCCATGCACTCTGTCGAACTCGGCATCCTGCAGCGCATAGATCATGTCGAAGCCGCCGCTCCAGCACACCACGCCAAGCGCCAGCACACAGAGCAACCACCAGGGCTCGCTCCACGCTCCGGTCACGGCCAGATAGCCCCCCACGGGGGCAATGGACAGGCCGAGGCCCAACCAAAGATGCGACCAGCGCGTGAAGCGCTTGGTGTAGCTGTAGCCCAGCACCCACAACAGGGCGACTGGCGAAAGCAGAAAACACAGGGTGTTGAGCATGTAGCTGGCCAGCACAAACAGGCCGCTCGACAACACGATGCTGAAGCGCGCCTGCCCCACCGTGAGCGTGCCGGCCGGCAGCTCGCGCATGGCGGTGCGCGGATTGAGTGCGTCCACGTCGCGGTCAACGAGCCGGTTGAACGCCATGGCGGCAAATCGTGCGCTGGTGAACGCCAACAACACCCATCCCACCACGGCCGCACTCACGGGCGCAACGACACTGGCAAACAGCACGCCAACCAGCGCGAACGGCATGGCAAATACCGTATGCGGCAATTTGACGAAGTTGGCCAGTCGCACCGGCAGCGACTGGCCGCTCAGCAACTGCCCGTCACGTGCGCCCTTGGGCGGCATTACGGTGTTCACGGCTGCGGTACCGGCGGCAGCCCGAGGCTGCTCCACATGGCGTCCACACGCGACTTGGTGGCCGGGTCCATGCTGATCACGCGCGGCCAACTGCGCGTGAAGCCTTCCTCGGGCCATTTG
It includes:
- a CDS encoding UbiA-like polyprenyltransferase; translated protein: MNTVMPPKGARDGQLLSGQSLPVRLANFVKLPHTVFAMPFALVGVLFASVVAPVSAAVVGWVLLAFTSARFAAMAFNRLVDRDVDALNPRTAMRELPAGTLTVGQARFSIVLSSGLFVLASYMLNTLCFLLSPVALLWVLGYSYTKRFTRWSHLWLGLGLSIAPVGGYLAVTGAWSEPWWLLCVLALGVVCWSGGFDMIYALQDAEFDRVHGLHSVPSTFGVAGAIAIARSLHVLAVVCFAAVVAAQPLGTVSPLAQNVLWAAVVGVALMLLWEHRLVKAHDLSRVDAAFFTMNGLISLGFLLFVLVARVLVARGVGAIA